Within the Candidatus Saccharibacteria bacterium oral taxon 488 genome, the region AGTTGACGCGGCGTGAGATTGAACTGCTGGGGCGAGCTGGGCTGCAGCTATGTAGCTCCTCAGAGGTAGCGATGATCGGTAGCGGGCCGTTGCCACTGACGGGATGGTGGCTACATCAGCTAGCGGGGGCGCGAATTACGCATGTTGACGCGTCGGACGAGGCGATTGAGTTATCACGCGGCCTTGCGGCGGCGCTTGATTGGCCGGGTGAATTTGTGACCGGGCCTGGTCAGTCGGTGGCGCTGGATGAGGGGCGATATGATGCGATATATGTGGCGGGGCTGGCTGGCGAGACGCTGGCGGAAAAGCAAGCAATTGTTGATCATGTACGACCAGCGCTTAAACCAGACGGGCGACTACTCGCACGCGGGGCGTATGGGGTGCGTACCCTGCTCTACCCAGGGTTTGACGCTGATGCTCTCGAGAGTGTGCAGCTGATGGAGGAATATCATCCGACCGATGACATTATTAATTCAGTCTTTGTGTACAAGCAGGCTGCATAGGCGTGAGAGTGTTGGAAGCCATTGAGTATTGTCGCAATAATCACAAATTACCTAGACGCCGAGGAATTCGTATGGGTTGGCTGGTTCGGTGGTTGGGGTGATGGTGGGGTTAGTGAGGACGTAGACGGCTTTGCTGCCGGATAGTTCACGTTTGATCTGACCGCGCACTTGTAGCCATTGATTATCGCGGTAGCGCTCGGCGTCTGGGGTCTTGACAAGGATGCTGATCGGGGTGCTGTCGACAGCGCAGCAGCTGATAACAAAGCGTGAGAGTTCAAAATAGCGGTTGTCGTAAAAGCCACTCGGGTCGCGTGCCACAAAGCCGGTGACGTCAATGGTTACACCGTCAAAAAAGCTATCGTTTGGACAGTCATCAAACGCGTTACGCCAGCGGTTCATGGAAACGGGCTTGCCATCAAGCGGCTCTGGTTTTTCACAACGGCCGGTCGTGCTGGTCGGTCCGGACGTGGCGCGATTGGCAGCGCTGGACGAGGACAACGGGCGCGGTGGCAGGACAATGGCCAGAGCGAGGATGCCGGCGGTGATGATTGAAAGTAGAGAGATTTTACGCCGCGGCTTTTCTGGACGCTCCGTGGTCGTTACGCCAGCGGAGGCTCGCTGCTTCCCTGCTAGGTTATGGCGCAGCTCTAGAACGATATCGAGGATTAGTAACATACTGCCAGCCATGGTCGCCACAACAGCGAGCAGATGGTAGCGCGGATGAATGTAAAAGCCGAGCTGGCCGCGAACAGCGATGAGGATGATGTAGCTACAGGCGAGTAGCCCGCCGCTAGCGCGTAACAGTGGGCCGAACTTAGCGCGCATAGAGATTGACTCCGATCCCTGCCGCGAGCGACAGACTGAAAATAATGAGCATGACCAGCAGGATAAAACGCGGACGGAAGGTGCTTCGCATGAGGAGGATGAGCTTGATGTCGATCATCGGGCCAGTCAGCAGAAAGGCGAGGACGGAGCCGTTGGTGAAGATACGGGCATAAGCCAGCGCAAAAAACGCATCGACGCTAGAGCAGATAGAGACGACAAAGCCGAGGCCGATCATGGCGATGACCGACAGGATGATGTCGCCGCCGACGGCGTTGATGATGGAGCGCGGAACGAAGACTTGGGTGGCGGCAGCGATCATGGCGCCAAGGACCAGCATGGTGGTGAGCTGCCAAAATTCGTTGCGAGAATCAGCGAGAATGTGGCGAAAAGTTGTTGGATGACGGTCGGTGCAAGAGGCAGCAAATGACGGCTGGAGGACGTGTTTGGGGTGAATAAAGCTGACGATCAGAGCGGTCAGCTGGACGATCAGAAAGCCAAAGCCGATGCGCCACCACACCATGCGTGGCTCAAAGCTAAAGGCGGTCATGGTGGCGATGATGGTGATCGGATTGAGGATCGGCGCGGCTAAGAGAAAGCTGATGACGTCGGCGGGCTTGAGGCCGTGCGCCAGGAGGCTGCGGGCGACTGGCACATTGCCGCACTCGCAGACTGGCAGCGCGATACCGACGAACGAGAGGAGAATACGGCGAATGAGCGTGTGCTTGGGCAGGATTTTCAGCAATCGGTCTGGCGGTAGGAAGCGGCGAATGAGAGCAGAAACGATGATACCGATAATGAGAAATGGCGTGGCCTCAACAATGACGCTGCAGGTTAGCGTCAGAAAATCTTGTGCCAGCGGCGCCAGTGTCCCGGCCCACGTCTGCGGCGGATGCGCGATCAGCCAGAGATCAATTTGTAAGCCGTACTGCATCACAACGATCCCAAACAAGCCGACGATCGTCCATCGGATTGCATCGCTGTGGTTTTTGAACCAGGCGCCAGCGCGCTGATATATTGTCTGTAGTGACGGCATAGTTTCTATTATACTACTCCCCGCCTAGCATGCTATACTAAAACTCAGTATGAAACATTGGCTCCACTCACATCACCCATTTCGGATTTTTTGGTTTTCGGCGCTGTTGACGCTGGCGCTAGGCGGGCTGATTTTCGGACATTTGGGCGCGAGCGGCTTGTGGTTGTTTGCAATTTTGGTGGTATTGGAAGTGACGTTTAGTTTTGATAATGCGGTGATCAACAGCAAGGTGCTGGCCGGCATGAGCCAGGTCTGGCAGAAAGTTTTCTTGACAGTTGGGATTTTCGTGGCGGTGTTCGTGGTGCGGTTCGTGCTGCCGATTATCATCGTTATGGTGGCGAGCGGCCATGGCTTTATGGAAGTGGTTGATCTGGCGCTGAATAAGCCGGCGGAATACGGCCATATTTTGCACGAGGCCTCGCCGATGATTGATGCTTTTGGCGGCGCGTTTCTGATTATGATTGGCCTCAGTTATTTTATCGATTATAACAAGCGCGTGCACTGGATGCGGCATGTCGAGCCATGGCTGGCTAAGGCTGGGCGGTTTGAGAATTTCAAGGTGTGTCTGATGCTTAGTGTGGCGGCGGTGCTGTATTTCACGGTTGAGCCGCCGCACCGGGTGCTGGTGCTGATCTCGTCGGTGTTGGGGATTATACTGCACATCGGGCTGGAACTATTTGGCTCATTCTTTCACGAGGATGATGTTAAATCAGTCAAGGTCAAGACCGGCTGGGCGGCGTTCGCTAGCCTGCTCTATCTGGAAGTGTTGGACGCTAGTTTTAGCTTCGACGGTGTCATCGGCGCCTTTGCTATCACCAGCAGTGTGCTGCTGATCGTGGCGGGTCTGGGTGCTGGAGCGATTTGGGTGCGGTCACTGACGGTGTATTTGCTGCGGACGGGCGTGCTCGGTAAGTATAAATATCTGGAAAATGGCGCGCACTGGGCGATCATGGCGCTGGGTATGATGATGATCGCCAAGTTGTTTCATCTGGAGCTGCCGGAATGGGCGACGGGCGGCTTGGGGCTGCTGTTTGTGAGCTTGGCGGTTGGCAGCAGTATGCTGGAGGCGCGAGCGATTAATTTACAGGAAGCAGCCGCGGCGAAATTGCATAGCGCTGAGCGGCGGTTGAAACACGGCGCGGCGAAGATTGTGCCGCGGAAGCGACGGTAATTGGTATTTGGATTTTTATTTTCGGACGGGAGCGTTTGCTATTGCGACATTGTTGCAATAAGCACTTTTAATTTCGCAGGCGTAATGATGTAGTGATATGTCGGGGGTTATAATTTGACGCTTATGGCTGAAATTTGATCGGATAAAAAGTCATGAATCATTGTTTGCACCGTTGGGATGGCCCAATTTTTCAAAATAGTTAATTCATCGCTATTAAAATTCATCATAACAAAACGGTCGGTTGAGACTTGCCGCCGCAGTAGATTGTCTGTACCGATACGAATATGCCAAAAGTCAGAACCAATGTGAGCATGAAGCGATTTTAAGCCGTTGCTGCCAGCGTCGCGGCCGCCTTTACGGATACGGATTTTACCAAAATCAAGGTCAGTGTCGTCATGAATAACCAGTAAATCATCCAGCGTCAATTTATAAAAATCCATGAGTGCCCGCGCGGCAACGCCGACTTCGTTGTAGTACGTCGTTGGTTTGACCAAGAGAACTTTTTCCTGCGGACTAGCGGTGCGCGACTTTGCGTTAGCGGTTGAGGCTAGCTTGACATTATTTAGCTTAGCAATATCCGCAAAGAATTTGGGCTTATTGCTAAATTGTGCGCTCTGCCCTGCTGCCAACCGGTCAATTACTAAAAAGCCAGCGTTATGCCGCGTGTAAGCGTACTTGTCGCCAGGATTGCCGAGGGCCAGAATGACTTTCATAGCCTTAGTATATCACCTTGGCTGTGATGACGTATAATAGAGGTATGGCGAAACGCGATGATGATTTGGAATTTAGTGTTAATGCGGCGTTTGACGAAGCGCGGGCGGTTGTTGACAAGGTGCCGCTGTATTTGGTGAACGGCTCGCTGGGCGCTGGCAAGACCAGCGTGCTGGAATTCTTATTGCAACAAAGTGACTATAAGAGCGCGCGAGTGATTGAAAATGAATACGCCAATGAAAATGTCGACGGCTACAGATTGGAAGGGCTGGCGGAGATGGTGACGACGTTGGCTGGCGACTGCGTCTGCTGCTCGTCGAAGCATGCGCTGACACGGATGCTGCTGGACTTTTGTCGTAATTCTCCGGCGCCAGTGTTTATCGAGGCGACGGGCGTGGCGCGAACGATGAACTTGGTCGAGAAATTGATTAATGCACAAATCTTCAATAAGTATGAGCTGATGCAGAGTTTTTACGTGATCGATGCGCACGAGATTCTTAACGGTGTCGAGCCGGCGCACGAGATTCTTAACGGTGTCGAGCCGGCGCACGAGGTTGAACTGCAGGCAGCAGACGTGATTTTAGTGACCAAGGAAGATTTGCTAAGTGAAAATGAGCGCGCCGAGTACGAGGAAAAATTGCACACTCTGCCCTACGCCAAGGTGTTCAGCGCGCCGCACGGTCGGTTTGACCTCAGTAAATTAATCACGCCGTCGGGGCTGTTGGCGTTTTTTGATACGTATGACGGCGAACTGGCGGTGCCGGATAATCCGACGTACGCGGTGCTGGATGTGTCGGGTATGAATATCGCGGCGTCGGCACTAGAAAACATGTGGCCGGAATTGTTCAGGGCGTATGGCCTGCGGCGAATGAAGGGCTGCTTCATCAACGACAACGGCGCGCGCCAGCATGTGGAGGCAACCGAGCAGCAGATTCAGTTAACTAGTGCCAGGCCCGAGGAAGCGGCGAAGATCGTACTCATCGGCGAGCGAGCGGATGAGATTACGCGCGACGTGCTGCAGATGCAGCTGATGATGTTTGAATAAATTATTCCAATGAAAATAGCCCACCGAACGAGCTCAAGCCGGAACTGGATATATCTCAACCCAGGAGATGCAAGTGATGCATCTCAACCAGTTTGAGTTCAGTCGGCGAGCTATTTTCGGTGGGCGCTAGCCCAGTAGCGATGCCGCTAGTTTTGCTTGCTCTTCCAACGCAGCATCAATGCCCTCGAGGATGAAGATACCCAGCGCTCCTGCGCTGAGAGCTCCGCACTGGGTAGCGCAGAGTAGCTGAAGTTGCTGTGCAATTTTCTCTCGGATGATTTGCTGCTCCTCCTTTGAAAGACGCAGCATTATCTCGGTCCCGATGTTCGTAGGGAGGGCGAACCTGATGTTACCGATTTCGGGCGATGCGATCTCGATAGTAAACATGACGCTTTCCTTCCAATAAAAAGCTCAAAGCTAAAGGGCGACTTCTGCCCCTTATCGAAAACTTTGAGCTAGAAGCTGATATATATATCACTAATAGAACAAAATGTCAATGGATTTTGTCAAAAATGTGGTGTAATATTTTTTCTCACTCCTGGTATGATCATGGACAACTTTTTATAGAAAATAGTAGCCGGTGTTTTCTGTGAGTGGCTGTTCTGCTCTCCCCGCGCTATGCCGGGTCGCTAATTATGACTCGCCTAGATCTTTCGCAGCGGAGATGGTCACCGTTGCCGCTCTCAAAATCGTCCGCAAATTTGCAGCGGTGATGGCCTTCGCTAGCGCATGCTTTGTCAGCGGCGCGGCGGTTTTCTGGTAAAAATAAATTGGCGCGGGGTTGTAGAGCGGGTCAGTTTTGAAGGCTTTGGCGAGGTTGTTTAGGTGGTCGGCATGCGGGGTGGGGTCAAACGCTCGTAAATAATTCTGCGCTGCTTTGCCTGCATTTTGCCAATCGAAAGATTTTTTAACGGTGTAGGTTTGGCTGACCGAATTGCCGTCATGGTAGGCGGTGAATTCGCTATGGCTGGACGGATAGACTGGCGCTCTGTCAAAGCACGCGCTGCGCACCAGGTCGAGCAGTATCGGATACATGCAGAAAAAGGCGGCAGTCGCCTGAGTGCTGGCATCAGAAACTTCAATCGTCAGTGTAATATCTATAAAATCCTCCGGCTGATAGTCAATTTCCAGCGGTGGGTCTATGGCTGATTTGGTAACTTTGTCAGGTCTGGCGGAGCTGGGTCTAGTGAAAGCTTTTTGACAGCGCGCCAGTTGTTTGCGTAATTCTTTTTCATCCCAAATGACAACGTTTGATCTCATTTCCGCTTCAATGTGGGCGACGGATTCGTTAATCATGGATAAGTCAAACGGCTTTACATCGGCGATGACTTTTTCAAATAGCGTAATTGATTCGTGAGTAAAGAACGCGACGTCAAAAAAGACGCTTGATTCGGATGTCGTGCCGTATAATTCGCCAATAAAGGCGCGTTCGCCGCCGGACTTTTCTACCATCCGTAAGAACCGCCGAATAACCAAGTGCTCAAACAAATGACAGACGTCATGGTCGGCTGGTAGGTCGTAGGCAGAATATAGCTTGTGAATCATAGGTTTATTGTAACAGGGTGAGTACCCCGCCCCAACAGATTGTACTGCCAGGGTGGAGTCTTCTCGAACTCAGAAGCTCTTGAACGGAGCCTTGTTGTTCGAGGTTCCTGAGTCGCTACGGTTGGTCAGCGACCTAGGAGCGTCGGCCTTCGGGGTCGACGACTTGGGGGTGAGCACGCTGCTGATAGTGGTCTTCGGCAACGTGCTGGGAGAACCACCGAAGCCGAACCGCTGGCTGCCGCTCTGGCTCAGGCTGTCGTGATGGTTCTTGTTGCTGTTCAATCCCTTTTGGGGACGTCCAGTTGCCATAGTAAACTCCTTTTGGAGTCGGGCGAGAATGGACCTTCTCGCAAACGGCACATTTGACACATGGCATGAGTCAAATGCGAACCCAGTGCGAAACTGCACGAAAGGCTGATATATATCAATACGAGAACAAAACGTCAAGGGTTTTTGTCAATAATGCAATAATATTATGAAATTTTGTCAAGAACAACTAAGTGTTCACTATGCGGTGTGCGCGGGAAAAAGTTGTAGCCACGGTGCCAAGCGATGCGGTAGTGCTGTTGGAGTAAAGCGACGTCGCGGGCTTGGGTGACGGGATTGCAGCTGAGATAGAGGATGCGCGGTGGCAGTTGTTGCAACAATGTCGCAATAACGTCGGGATGGAGGCCGGCGCGCGGCGGGTCAACGATGACGATTTCCTTGTCTGTAATGTGGTCGAGGGCTTGTTCGCTGGGAGCGAGAATGGCGCGGGCGTTGGTGCGGCCAAGTTCGGTGATGTTACGCTGCATTTCGGTGACGGCGTGTTCGTTGATTTCCACCAGCGTGGTGTTGTCGCTGCCAATGGTTAGGCCGATGGTGCCGACGCCAGCGTAGAGGTCGAGGGTTGATAATTTGACAGCTCGAATATCATCATAAAATAATCCGGGACCCACGTAAAGTTGCCCAGATTTTTTCTGAGATATTGCTCGCTGTTGACTATCGGTGTTGTCATGTGCCGCCAACTGATCCAACTGGCGCTCTTGGCGCGCCTTATTGTACGGTACCCATTCCCGCATATCGCGCAGCGCCTGCTCGTAAACTGGAATGTTAACCTGGAAAAAGCCTTCGCAGGCGTAGCGAAATGGCACGCCAAGAATGGTGTCCGTCAGATTGGTATCGCCGAAATGTGCCAGGCGCTCGGTGATGCGGCTGGCTGGGGAGCGCGGGTCAGAATAGATGACTTCCCCGCCCTGAGCTGGTAGCGTGGCGGCTTCAGTAGCGGTGATAATTTCGGACAAGCGATCCTTGATATATAGCTGCCACACGCAACTCCCCGACTGATCGCAGCGGATGAGTAGGGTCTTGAGCTGGCGAGCCACGACGCGTTTATGGCGCAGTAAATCGCGGATCGCACGCGCCAAATGGTTGATTTCTGGGTGTGCCAAACTTGTGCCCTCGACGACAATCTTACCCTTGCTGCCGCGACGGAAAAATGCCAAGTCAAGCGTATCACCAGATGATTCTTCACGGTCGCTATCCGCGTCTATCCCTCGGGTATCATCATAAAATAATCCGGGACCTGAGATAGCCCCAGGTTCTTTCTGGGACACCGCTCGGGATACTACCGATTCACTATACCAACTAAATTCAACTTTGTTGCGATAACCATATGCGACATTGTCGCAATAAATATCAATCGCCGCTGGTAGTGTGACATTATGCAGTGTAAACGCATCATTAATCAACTGTGCCTTATACGTCTGCTCAACTTCGAGCGGCATAATCTGCCACGGGCTGGTCGATAGATAACTATCCGGGTCGCGCGGCTGAATGCGGTCGGGGCTTGGCGAGATTACTTCCTCGACAACTGCTTCGACAAGGTGCGATTTCTTTTTGGTAATGCGAACAGTGACGGTCTCGCCAGGCAGTCCGCCCCATACAAAACACTTGCGGCCATCGGCCAGCGTCCCTAGTGCTTGCCCGCCGCCAACGATTTTCTCTAGTGTCAGCGTCTCAAAACTCTGTCGCTTCATCAAGAGTTATTATAACAGATTAGAAGTTGCACTCTGGCACACCGCCAAACCAGCCGTTCTGCATATTGCGGCCAGTGCGGCAGGTGGTGCCATCCGAGAGCGGCACCTTTATGGCGTAGCGGGTCGGCACGACGCTGGAAGCGTGGGTCGTGTCAGTGGCTGCGAGATACCAATAATCACGGCCTTCGTGGTCTTTTGGCAGCTGCTTGATGTAGCGTGGAATGAGGAGTGCGCCGAGCTCGCCGCCATTACAAATTTTCATATTAGCGGTGTTATAAATGGTGCAGGCACTCGTCGGCCATGGATATTCGCCGTTGTCCGAACGATATTTCTCGATCGCCTCCTTGAGCATTGAAATATTTGACTTGGTTTCGTTGTCGCGAGCGGTGTTGTAGGCATTGCGCCAGACGAGGCCGCCCAAGGTAGCGAGGATCGCGATGACCACGATGATAATGATAATTTCGACGATAGTAAAGCCATACTGCTTATGCATATGACGATTGTAGCGCGTTTTGGGCCCGATCGCAAGGCTGGTAATTAGGTGATTATTATGCTACACTAATCCTTGGTATTGGGCCGTCGCCAAGTGGTAAGGCACCAGGTTTTGGTCCTGGCATTCGGGGGTTCGAATCCCTCCGGCCCAGCCATAGAATTACACATCGACCGTCTAGTCCGGAGTGGCTGGGCGGTTTATTTGTATGATTTGGCCTATTGTGTAGATATCCCTCATCTTTGTGTCCATATCTTGCTTAGACTCAGCGCCATATGTGTTGAGTATGAGGAAGATGTTAATCTCTAAACCGCTCTTGCTTAATTATGCGGCTTCTTTCTCTCTCATAAGTCTCTGCAAGCTCACGCAGTGATGCTGCAAGATTTATAAAACCTAAAGACTCAATCTCATCTGCGCGATTTTGCCATTTATCTCTCAAGAATGCCTCAGCCTCGCCCGTTTCGTCTACTGCGTGCATACCACGTGCATTACGAATACCCATGTTGTACCCAGATCTCATAGATACTGAATCATTTCGGTCTAAAGTTTTTGCTACCGTTTTGTTGATCCATAAGCCGCTTTTGTCTTCAGGGGAGTTTATTAGGTATCTACCTATAACAGATTGGGCAACGTCTAAGTGTCCACTCGCCTTACACCTCTCTTCAACCTTGTGTATCCAGGCAGTAAAGTTATCTTCTCGAAATGTGCCATATTGGTCTATGCCCGGCATGATCGTAAAGTCATTAAACAATAATGATAATACTTTAAATAGTCTGTATCGAATAGCCTCGTCAAGCTCTTGGTGCTTAGTGCCGTGAGGGTCTGATTTGTAAATCTTAATTAAGTCGCAGAAAAAATCTGCATCATTTGCAATTCGATATATTAATGCTCGCGGTTGTCCTATGCCGTGTTTTCCGAATAGTTTAAGGTGGGCCCATTCTGCCCCCCATAAGTTCGTTTTCGTATAGTCAATATTGTCGTATAAATACTTGAATACTCGACCTATTTCGTATTGTAAGTTATTTGTGCTTGAAATATTCTCGGTGGTATTTAATGATGTCATTAGTGCTTGTAGACATAATTCTGGATCAATTTGCTCTTTGATAGAGTCCACAGTCCCATGAATTATCAAGGCAATATATTCAATTGCGGCCAGAGGGCGCTTTGCCTTCAAGAGGCTCTTAACTGCAGCTTCGGAATATTTGTCATCCGTACGTCGAAAATTATCGACCCTATCCCAGTATCTTTTAGTAAGGTCTTTATCTTGTTGTGCGGCCAATAGGTCCCAAGCGCTTTGACCGAATGGCAAAGCTAGAAGAAGTAGAATCTTTTGTTCGTTATTCCAGCTGGCAAAATCTAACTTATTGACCCAGTTGATGTCACCTTTATAATAGAAATATCTCGTATAAATGAAGTTACTAATAAATTCTTTTTCAGCTTTATTCTCGTTGAGGAATTTAGGCAATAACATATTTTCGATGGATGGATAATCTATAGAGCCCAGGCTAGATCCTATGGTGTACGGAATCTTGGCTCGGTTAATAAGCTTATCCAGCTGGCGAATGGCATTATCTGAGTTTAAAATCTTGAGAAGTGATTCTCGCTGTTTCTCTTCCAGTTCTTTCTTGCCTTTTTCCCAGTCGTTATAGCCTATTAAGTCATGGTCGTAATTACTAAATAGATATATAGACTTATATAGATCATCCTCAGGCTCTATATCATCGGCAATTTTTTTAAGTATCTCTGCTCTTTTGCCTTCATCTTTACTACGCCGATCTAGATTATTTATTTTTTTAAGTAATACCTCCCATACTACTTGCCTATCTTTATCAGCCATGTTTAGTAGGTACTTATTTAGTTGGCTGGTAAAACTCGGCAAAGTATCGTCTGTAAGATGGTCAACGTTATTGATTACATCAACAATTTCTTGAAGAGACTCGGCTGTATCTATGTAGAGATTTGAATAGTATGAACTCTCCTTCCACAGTTCTTGTTGCGTAACAGGCTGAAGGGTATTGGTAATATCTAGCCACTCCGGGAGCTCTCTCTCCATGGTTGTTAGAGTCATATTCGGTAACAGGCTCTTGAGCAGCTCTCGTCCGACAGCCCTATGCTCATCGACTATTTTTTCGACCACGCTGTGCCGAACATCTAAGGAGGCGAGCGTTTTCGGCTGCCACGGCAGGATCGTATGCAGGATGGTATCTAGGGAGCGTTTTTTATTCTCTGTCTGATAAATTTCGAGGGTTGCAATCTTGGCTAATGCTAAACTAGCTCGTGAAAAATATTTTTTATCCCAAGATAAATCAGCCAGCGCCCAGCGCAAACCAGTCATGTAATCCGACTGAAAGAATGAATCGCCCGAACTCTCCTTTATGACTATCGCAATTGGATTGTTATTTTTCATTTCAAGGGTGTTTTCTAGCTTTGACAAGAACTGAACTGGAGACGCCTGGGCGATTAAAGAGGTGTTGTCCGTGATGCTCATCCATAGTTTGGGATTTTCATTATCAGAAAGCAATCTGAATACTGTATTATTTGCTGTGTTGGTTATTTTGCTGGCAGAACACTTACTAAGTATGTCCTGGTTATTTGCAAGCATAGCCATACCATTTGCTACACCAGTCCTAATTACCGCTGAATATGCTCGGCTCTTTTTGTAAATATTAGCCATATATCTTTCGTCTATTGGCAAATCTAGCGCTGGATTAATTTCACTCAGGATCCTTAAGTAAATATCCGCAAAATCATCAATGTGGTTGTCATAAATATATTTACTTAGCTGCTCAATCGTAGATTTAATATCAAGAACCTTCCACGTGGTATCTCTTAGTTCTAGCACTTGCTCATCGGTAGAATTTATTTCTTGGACTACGTCTAACAAGGAGTCTTCATCACATCTTAGCAATTCAGACACTATTTTTTTATCATTTGAATTTGCAGAGTCAAATTCACCAATTAAACATAGTAATGCTAACTCTTTTTTGTGTGCTGTTTTAATTGTGATCTTGTTTTTTGACGGTTCTGTTTTTTTGACTAATTGATTTTCACCCGGTAAGCCCACTACATCATTTTGTCGGATTACTTTCTCTTCTTCGAATATCTCCAGTAGTTTTTTAGGCAGATCATCTTTTAATAGCTCTATCTGGTCTTTATTACGAGTAGCTACATAATGACAGAGCCGTTCCCATACAACTTTAGGGCTTACGTTATCTTTCCATTTTTTCTGTGCCAAGATGCTATGAATCAGGGCGACATTAATATCACCGTCTTCAAACAGATTCTCATGCATGTCAGATTTTATTATGAAGAAAGATTTCAAGAACTCAAATTCCACTTCTCTGTCTAAAGTGACACCATTATTGGCTAGTATTAGTTGTTCACGCAGACGTTTAAGACCCTCGCGCTCCGGTTTGCCTCTACCCAAAGTCTTATTATCGTAGTTTTCCCAAAACTGATCAGCCGACTGATAAGAGCTTTGAATATGAGTCAGTATATTCTTTAGCCCAATTCCATTACTATCAAGACCGCCAGTGACGAGCATTATTCTATCAGAGTTCCTATTAAAGCTCTGGCTGTTAAAATCGTTCCAAGCATCTTTTATGGTTTTTGTAAATTCACCGTTTGAAAGACGAACTTTTCGCTTTACCTGAACCAGTAGCGTCTTTTCTCTTCTCGGGTTGTTCAGGTCTTTAAGGGTTACTTCGCAATCATCAGTCTTCTTTCCATATCGCTCTGCCTGGAGTATTATCCTCGTTACTTCGCAGTTGTCCATTCTCGGCACTAGGCCTCCTGTTATCATTTGAATAACAAAAAACGCCTGTACGGAGTGCTCAAAAACATACCCATCGCCAGCTGCGGATATGGGGTTTGTGTATTTTTTGTTTATTATTGGACTGCCGCTGCTCATGATATAAAATTATAGCATTTATACTAATATCTACACCCCGCTATTGCGAGTAGAACTGATCCATCATGGCCGACAGTGTTGAGTCAAGTTCAACCTGCCCTAGCTCATCGACCCCAATATACCGCAGCTCGCTGACATCTGTCGTGGTTGTGGGTGGCGACACGAGGCGAACTTGGTAGGCGATAATGAGCACTGGGGTGTCGAACTTTTTGCTCCATGTTGGGATGATGATCGGCGCTGCGCTTGCAATTTCTATCTCGGCGCCCAGCTCTT harbors:
- a CDS encoding methyltransferase domain-containing protein, with translation MNECIERVLSLPQLTPSEEVNAAFTELVETVVAHGEEPLLCDEDMCHQVQRRCAVAEGELERHWSGRIAGADNPWAELEEAFPYHENYKELTRREIELLGRAGLQLCSSSEVAMIGSGPLPLTGWWLHQLAGARITHVDASDEAIELSRGLAAALDWPGEFVTGPGQSVALDEGRYDAIYVAGLAGETLAEKQAIVDHVRPALKPDGRLLARGAYGVRTLLYPGFDADALESVQLMEEYHPTDDIINSVFVYKQAA
- a CDS encoding TIGR03943 family protein, with amino-acid sequence MRAKFGPLLRASGGLLACSYIILIAVRGQLGFYIHPRYHLLAVVATMAGSMLLILDIVLELRHNLAGKQRASAGVTTTERPEKPRRKISLLSIITAGILALAIVLPPRPLSSSSAANRATSGPTSTTGRCEKPEPLDGKPVSMNRWRNAFDDCPNDSFFDGVTIDVTGFVARDPSGFYDNRYFELSRFVISCCAVDSTPISILVKTPDAERYRDNQWLQVRGQIKRELSGSKAVYVLTNPTITPTTEPANPYEFLGV
- a CDS encoding permease, which gives rise to MPSLQTIYQRAGAWFKNHSDAIRWTIVGLFGIVVMQYGLQIDLWLIAHPPQTWAGTLAPLAQDFLTLTCSVIVEATPFLIIGIIVSALIRRFLPPDRLLKILPKHTLIRRILLSFVGIALPVCECGNVPVARSLLAHGLKPADVISFLLAAPILNPITIIATMTAFSFEPRMVWWRIGFGFLIVQLTALIVSFIHPKHVLQPSFAASCTDRHPTTFRHILADSRNEFWQLTTMLVLGAMIAAATQVFVPRSIINAVGGDIILSVIAMIGLGFVVSICSSVDAFFALAYARIFTNGSVLAFLLTGPMIDIKLILLMRSTFRPRFILLVMLIIFSLSLAAGIGVNLYAR
- a CDS encoding DUF475 domain-containing protein, whose translation is MKHWLHSHHPFRIFWFSALLTLALGGLIFGHLGASGLWLFAILVVLEVTFSFDNAVINSKVLAGMSQVWQKVFLTVGIFVAVFVVRFVLPIIIVMVASGHGFMEVVDLALNKPAEYGHILHEASPMIDAFGGAFLIMIGLSYFIDYNKRVHWMRHVEPWLAKAGRFENFKVCLMLSVAAVLYFTVEPPHRVLVLISSVLGIILHIGLELFGSFFHEDDVKSVKVKTGWAAFASLLYLEVLDASFSFDGVIGAFAITSSVLLIVAGLGAGAIWVRSLTVYLLRTGVLGKYKYLENGAHWAIMALGMMMIAKLFHLELPEWATGGLGLLFVSLAVGSSMLEARAINLQEAAAAKLHSAERRLKHGAAKIVPRKRR
- a CDS encoding aminoacyl-tRNA hydrolase, yielding MKVILALGNPGDKYAYTRHNAGFLVIDRLAAGQSAQFSNKPKFFADIAKLNNVKLASTANAKSRTASPQEKVLLVKPTTYYNEVGVAARALMDFYKLTLDDLLVIHDDTDLDFGKIRIRKGGRDAGSNGLKSLHAHIGSDFWHIRIGTDNLLRRQVSTDRFVMMNFNSDELTILKNWAIPTVQTMIHDFLSDQISAISVKL
- a CDS encoding class I SAM-dependent RNA methyltransferase; translated protein: MKRQSFETLTLEKIVGGGQALGTLADGRKCFVWGGLPGETVTVRITKKKSHLVEAVVEEVISPSPDRIQPRDPDSYLSTSPWQIMPLEVEQTYKAQLINDAFTLHNVTLPAAIDIYCDNVAYGYRNKVEFSWYSESVVSRAVSQKEPGAISGPGLFYDDTRGIDADSDREESSGDTLDLAFFRRGSKGKIVVEGTSLAHPEINHLARAIRDLLRHKRVVARQLKTLLIRCDQSGSCVWQLYIKDRLSEIITATEAATLPAQGGEVIYSDPRSPASRITERLAHFGDTNLTDTILGVPFRYACEGFFQVNIPVYEQALRDMREWVPYNKARQERQLDQLAAHDNTDSQQRAISQKKSGQLYVGPGLFYDDIRAVKLSTLDLYAGVGTIGLTIGSDNTTLVEINEHAVTEMQRNITELGRTNARAILAPSEQALDHITDKEIVIVDPPRAGLHPDVIATLLQQLPPRILYLSCNPVTQARDVALLQQHYRIAWHRGYNFFPRTPHSEHLVVLDKIS
- a CDS encoding NUDIX hydrolase encodes the protein MIMPELKHIRASYRVSVKGLIYEDGKLLFVRERSDTWDLPGGGLEHGEGIAEALRRECREELGAEIEIASAAPIIIPTWSKKFDTPVLIIAYQVRLVSPPTTTTDVSELRYIGVDELGQVELDSTLSAMMDQFYSQ